DNA sequence from the Arthrobacter sp. V1I9 genome:
GGACATGTCCCACGCCTTTTCCCCGCCAGTCCGCAGAAGTGGCAAGGGTCCGCACTTCGGCCAGGTCCTCCCACATAACGTGGAGCGCCCCACAGCCGATGACTTCACCGTCCGAGGACTCTGCGATCCGGAACTCCTGCAGGCTCTCGTAATACGCCACCGTCTCCTTTGCCATCAGAATCCGCTGGTCTGCCAGCGGCGCCACCAGTCTCTTGATAGCGGAAACATCGCCGGTGCGCGCAGGGCGGATATGGAAGGAGTTCGTCACAGAGCAATCCTACGAGGCGCCGGGGTCTGGACGCGTGGCGGCGCCAGGTTTGGGCGCTCCGGCACCGGCGCCATTTGCCGCTTGCTGCTCCATCCTCGCCCTGACGCAAGCTACACAAATGACCCCGGCACCCTCGCTTAGCTAAGGCGTGCCGCACGCAGGTGGCGGCGGTCAGGCATTTGTGTACGCGCCGTCAAAGCGAGGAACGAGCAGGCGCCGGCAAATGTCTCGGCCGACGGCGCCAAGCCAACCCCCTACAGCCCGAGTTCCGCAGGCACCGGCAGGTCCTGATCGAGGACGTTCCGGGCCAGGAAGCTTTCCACAACGCCGTACCAGACCTTTGCGTGCTGCGGCTGCAGGACCCAGTGGTTTTCGTCCGGGAAGTACAGGAACCGGTGCGGCGTCCGGCCGTCCTGGTCCCCTGCCAGCTGCGACTTGGACAACAGCTCATACCAAAGACGCAGGCCTTCCCCGATGGGTACGCGGTAATCCTTGTCCCCGTGGATCACCAGCATGGGCGTGCTGATCTTTTCAACGTGAAGATGCGGCGAGTTCTCCAGCGCCATCTCCTCGGTCATCTCCTTCAGCCAGTACTGCGAGGAGTCTGTGGTGGGGCCGAACTGGTCCAGCGCCCAAAGACTGGCGTGGGTCACTACGGCCTTGAACCGGTCCGTCTGTCCGGCAACCCAGTTGGCCATGTAGCCGCCGAAGGAGCCCCCCATTGCCGCGGTACGGTCCGCGTCAATATCAGGACGGTCGACGGCGGCGTCAGTCACGGCCATGAGGTCTGTGAACGGGCTTTTACCCCATTGGCCCCAGCCCCGCTGGATGTAGTTCTGGCCGTAGCCTGTGGAGAGGGCAGGATCGGGCAGAAGCACCGCGTACCCCTTCGCGGTCAGCAGCCAGGGGTTCCAGCGCCAGGTCCAGGCGTTCCAGGATCCCAGCGGGCCGCCGTGGATCCAGAGCAGCATCGGCGCCGGGGAATCGGCGGAGGCATCTTCGGGCAGCGCGAGGTACGCCGGGACGCGTGAACCGTCCGCCGCCGTCGCCGCAATCCGTTCCAGCCTGCCGGGACGGGTGGGCCGTTCCGCCGGCGCCGGCAAACGCGTGGTTTCGCCGGTTTGCAGGTCAATGCGTACAGCTTCCGGCGGGAACTCATAGGAACTGCGGAGGGCGTAGGCGCTGCGCCCCTCAGGTGAGACCACGACGTCGGTGTAGGCCGCCGCGTCCTGTGTCACCCGTGTAACACTCACTTCAGCGGCAGATGCCGGGACGCTGATCCGGAAAACCGGCGACGCGCCGTCGTCGTCCGCGGTGACCAGGAGGGCAGAACCGTCGGGTAGCCAGGCGGCCGGCTTGGCCCAGCGGTCCCAGTCGTGCGCCAGGGGCGTCAGCTGCCCAGTGCCGGACGAGGAGGCCTCAGAGACATCCAGGAGGTGCAGCTTTATTTGGGGTGCCTGGTGCGGAGTGGTGTCGCTCTCGCTCAGCACCACCAAGGTGCTGCCGTCGGGGCTCACCGGACCGGGGAAGTAGCTCATCCCCTCGCGGTCCAGGAGTACCGTCGTGTTCCCGGAGGCCACGTCGATGGCCACCAGGACGGAGCGACTGTCCGCGCGGGCCCGCGGTTTGGTGTAGCTCGCGTAAATGGTCCGGCCGTCGGGGCTGACCGCAGTTTCCGCCTCGCGCAGCCGCGCACCTGCATCGGGCGTGAGGTTCCGGAGGGCCAGCGGAGCCATGGCATCCACAGTGGCGGGTTTGCCGGGGTCCTTCTCCTTCCCGGGCTCCACAGCGAAGATCCGCGGCTGGCCTGGCCCCAGGTCCGCATCCCAGTACCGCACCGGATACTCGCTGTGCAGGATGGCAGAAACCTTGTTGTCCTTGCGGGACTTCCGCCGTTCGGCATCGTCATCTTCATCGGCCGAGCCCGCAAGGACCTCCGCAACAACGAAGGTGGCGTCCGCCGCTTTGGCTGTCATCACGGCACCCACGCCACCGGGCCGGTTGAGCACCACTCGCGCCTCCCCGCCGTCGGCGGGCAGGAGCCAGAGGGCGTTCACAGGGTCGCCCTCGGGGCTGTCAGGATCTGGCCGGGCGGAGGTGAAGTAGACATCACCGTTGACCGCGAACGCCGCTCCTGCCTCACCCTTGGCGCTGCGGGTGATCCGTCGCGCATGCTTCTGCCCTGCAGGATCAAGCTCCCACAGCGCTGTGCCAAATTCGGTTCCCTTGCCGTTCAGGGTGGCCACGGTAGTAACCAGCCGCCGGCCGTCGGGGCTCATCGCCAGCCCGCTCACCCGCGGGATGGACAGGTAATGGTCCAGATCATGGAAAGGAGTCAAAGGTTGCTCGTCCGGGATCGCCGGATTCAGATTAGCCATGCCCCCGATTCAACCCGAACTGTGCTCCCCGTCACAACCACTTCACTACCGGCGAAAACGCCACGGCCGGTTCCAACGGCTTCCGGGCAAGGACGCGGGGCTGCTTGGCGCCGTGGTTGGGTCGCTCCGGCCCCGGCGCCATTTGCCGCTTGCTGCTCCTCCGTCGCTTTGACGCAAGCTACACAAATGACCCCAGCACCTGCGCTGGATGCCACCGTGCACTAGGTGCCGGGCATCAGGGATTTATGTAGGCGCCGTCAAAGCGAGGAACGAGCAGGCGCCGGGAAATCTCTGATGGTCGGTGCCGGACTAAACCACGGCAGGCAACCAAGCCACGGAGAACGCCAACCGTTTGACGGAAGGGAGGGGCAAAGCGAAAGCCCCGCCTGCTCTTTCGGAGCGGGCGGGGCCTTCGTCTTGGTGCTAGACGCTCGGAGCGATTTCCGGGATGCGCGGCTTGGCGTTGCCGGCGAACGTGAACTTGGCGTCGTCACCGTCGCCTTCCACGTCCACTACAACGATGTCGCCGGCGTGGATCTCACCGAACAGGATCTTCTCGGAGAGCTGGTCCTCGATCTCGCGCTGGATGGTGCGGCGCAGCGGCCGCGCACCCATGGCGGGATCGTATCCGCGGGTTGCCAGGAGCACCTTGGCCTTGGGCGTGAGCTCGATGCCCATGTCCTTGTCCTTGAGCCGCTTCTCCAGGCGTCCAACGAACATGTCCACGATCTCGATGATCTCGTCCTGGGTGAGCTGCGGGAACACCACAACGTCATCCACACGGTTCAGGAACTCGGGGCGGAAGTGCTGCTTGAGCTCCTCGGTCACGCGGGCACGCATGCGGTTGTAGCCGGTCTGCGTGTCGGTGCCGGACTGGAAGCCGGTGGCCACACTCTTTGAGATGTCCCGGGTGCCCAGGTTGGTGGTCATGATGATCACCGTGTTCTTGAAGTCCACCACCCGGCCCTGGGAGTCGGTCAACCGGCCGTCTTCCAGGATCTGCAGGAGCGAGTTGAAGAGGTCCGCGTGGGCCTTCTCCACTTCATCGAACAGCACCACGGAGAACGGACGACGCCGGACCTTCTCGGTCAGCTGGCCGCCTTCCTCGTAGCCAACGTAGCCCGGAGGGGCACCGAAGAGCCGCGAGACGGTGTGCTTCTCGGAGTACTCGGACATGTCCAGCGTGATGAGGGCGTCCTCTTCACCGAACAGGAACTCCGCGAGTGCCTTGGCGAGCTCGGTCTTGCCGACGCCGGTGGGGCCGGCGAAGATGAACGAGCCACCCGGACGCTTGGGGTCCTTGAGTCCTGCACGGGTGCGGCGGATGGCCTGGGACAGTGCCTTGATGGCCTCGTCCTGGCCCACCACACGCTTGTGCAGTTCGTCTTCCATCTTCAGCAGGCGCGAGGACTCTTCCTCGGTCAGCTTGAACACGGGGATGCCGGTCGAGTTGGCCAGCACCTCGGCGATGAGATCCTCATCCACCTCGGAGATGTCGTCCATGCCGCCGGACTTCCAGTGGCGTTCCTTCTCGGAGCGCTCGGTGATCATCTTCTGCTCTTTGTCACGGAGCGCGGCTGCACCTTCGAAGTCCTGCGCGTCAATCGCGGACTCCTTTTCCATCTTCAGCTTGGCGATGCGCTCGTCCATGGCCTTGAGCTCCGGCGGAGCGGTCATGCGGCGGATGCGCAGCCGTGCGCCGGCTTCGTCGATCAGGTCGATCGCCTTGTCCGGCAGGAAGCGGTCAGAGATGTAGCGCTCGGCCAGGCTGGCAGCCGAGGCCAGGGCGCCGTCGGTAATGGTGACGCGGTGGTGCGCCTCGTAGCGGTCACGCAGGCCCTTAAGGATCTCGATCGCATGCGCAACCGAGGGCTCCTTGACCTGGATCGGCTGGAACCGGCGCTCCAGCGCGGCGTCCTTCTCGATGTGCTTGCGGTACTCGTCCAGCGTGGTGGCACCAATGGTCTGCAGTTCACCGCGGGCCAGCATGGGCTTCAGGATGGACGCAGCATCGATGGCACCTTCGGCGGCACCGGCACCCACAAGGGTGTGGATTTCGTCGATGAAGAGAATGATGTCACCGCGGGTACGGATTTCCTTGAGGACCTTCTTCAGGCGCTCTTCGAAGTCACCGCGGTACCGGGAGCCTGCCACCAGGGAACCGAGGTCCAGGGTGTACAGCTGCTTGTCCTTGATGGTTTCCGGGACGTCGCCACGGACAATCGCCTGGGCAAGACCCTCGACGACGGCCGTCTTGCCGACACCCGGCTCACCGATCAACACCGGGTTGTTCTTGGTGCGGCGAGAGAGGACCTGCATAACGCGTTCCATCTCCTGCTCGCGTCCGATGACCGGGTCCAGCTTGTTCTCGCGGGCAGCCTGGGTCAGGTTGCGGCCGAACTGGTCCAGGACAACGGATCCCGCCGGCGTACCCTCGGGCTGGCTGGAGCCGACGCCGGCACCGCTTGTTTCCTTGCCCTGGTAGCCCGACAGGAGCTGGATGACCTGCTGGCGGACCCGGTTGAGGTCTGCGCCGAGCTTGACCAGCACCTGGGCGGCAACACCCTCACCCTCGCGGATGAGTCCCAGCAGGATGTGCTCCGTGCCGATGTAATTGTGGCCCAGCTGGAGGGCTTCGCGCAGCGAGAGTTCCAGCACCTTCTTGGCACGGGGGGTGAAGGGGATGTGGCCGGACGGCGCCTGCTGGCCCTGCCCGATGATCTCCTGCACCTGCTCGCGAACGCCGTCGAGCGAAATGCTCAAGGACTCAAGAGCTTTGGCGGCAACGCCCTCACCCTCATGGATAAGACCCAAGAGGATGTGTTCGGTACCAATGTAATTGTGGTTCAGCATGCGTGCCTCTTCTTGGGCAAGCACAACTACGCGACGGGCACGGTCCGTAAATCGCTCAAACATTTCGCCACACTCCTAGCTACGACGTACTTTGATGCTACGTGGCCCGCCCATACTTGTGGAGCGTGTTCGCCACGGGGGAAACCGGGATGGACCGGGAATACCCGCAGACGCCACTTTTCAGCGCCGGCGGCACGTGCCGGGAGTGGGTAGTAGGCCAATCAATCGGACTCCTGCCGAGGGGTGGGGGCGGCATGCGCCGCAGCGGGCACCCTTGCTTGTGTCAGGACCGGCAATGCGCACATCTGACCTTGAGCGCCCTGTTTGTGGTCTAAGTTTCCGGACAGCCTCCGGCCGCGAGCCTAGTGCGCAATCCCTCGAGTAAATCCGTCGCTGCACCGTGATGTCGCTGTGCAGCGGAGTAATTACGGCACTGCCCGCTCTTTCGGGCTGGAAACCGAAAAGGCCCTGCTTCCCGACGAGGGAAGCAGGGCCTTTTGACCGATTGCGGCTGAAACTAGGAATTGGCCTTTTGGTAGGCTTCCTGGATTTCGGCCTGAATTCGGCCACGGCTGTTAACGGTGTAGCCGTTTTCCCGGGCCCATTGCCGAATCTGTGCCGAATCGTGGCTGCGGCCTCCGCCCGATGCTTTGGTGCGTGCAGCCCGGCCGCTGCTGCCCGAAGCCTTACGCGCTGCACCGATGAACCGTTCCAGGGAGGAGCGGAGTTCAGCGGCATTGGCGGCCGATAGATCAATCTCATAGTTGACCCCGTCAAGGCCAAACTTTACATTCTCGTCTGCGGATCCCCCATCCAAATCATCAACGAGGATGATGTTTACTTTCTGTGCCATTTAAAGTCTTCCTCTTGGAAAGGGTTCGGTTTTCAGAAAAGCAGGATGTTTCCCTAAAAGTATGACCCTCTTTATGGCAACGCGTCAAAGCGCCTATTGGCTCTTGGGGATAAAAGCGGAAGTTTGGGGATTTATCTATTCGATTCGGGGTCCGTGCGGTCCGCAGGCCCGGAAGTACGCGCTTCGGCTTCAGCCTGGGCTTGCGCCTCCGCCTGGCGTTCGGATTTGTCCGCGTTGAAGATCGACTTCATGGCGAACCAGAAGAGCAGGCCCACCACCAGGGAAGGCAGGAGTACAGCTACATATTCCATGGTCAGTGCCCTTCGGGCTTGAGCAGCGGGAAGAGGATGGTTTCGCGGATCCCGGCGCCGGTGAACAGCATCACCAGCCGGTCGATTCCGAGTCCGATGCCGCCCATCGGCGGGGCGCCGTATTCGAGCGCGCGCAGGAAGTCCTCGTCCAACTGCATGGCCTCATCATCGCCGGCGGCTGCATGGCGTGACTGCTCGGTGAGCCGTTCGCGCTGGATAACGGGGTCGATCAGTTCGGAGAACGCGGTGCCGCGCTCCATACCGCCGATGATGAGATCCCAGGCCTCGATCAGCCGGCCGTCCTCCCGGTGCGGGCGGGCCAGCGGCTGGGCGGAGGGCGGGTAGTCGTAGACGAAGGTGGGGTTCAGGAGGGTGGGCTCCACGATTTCGCCGAAGAGCTCAACCGCCAGCTTCTCGGCGTCCCACTTGGGATCAACCTTGACCTCGTGCCTTTCGGCGATTTCGCGCAGTACCTCCAGCGAAGTCTCCGGCGTGACTTCCTGGCCAACGGCGTCGGACAGTCCGGGGTAGACGGATACCCAGGCCCACTCGCCGTCGAGGTTGATCTCCCCCGCTTCGGTCTGCAGGACGCGGCCGGCGCCCACGGCGTCCGCCGCGTCGAGGATGATCTCCTTGATGCGCTGCGCCATAACGAACTGGTCAGCCCACGCCTCGTAGCTCTCGAGGGTGGTGAACTCGGGGCTGTGGGTCGAGTCCACGCCCTCGTTGCGGAACACCCGTCCCATGTCGTAGACGCGGTCGATGCCGCCCACCACGGCACGCTTGAGGTAGAGCTCGGTGGCGATGCGCAGCGTCATCTTCTGGTCGAAAGCGTTCATGTGGGTCTCGAACGGGCGTGCCAGGGCGCCGCCGTGGACCAGCTGCAGGATGGGGGTTTCAACTTCCACGTAGTTGTGGCGGAAGAGCGTCTCGCGGATGGAGCGCGTGATGGCGGCACGGGTGTAGACCATTTCGCGGGCTTCGTCGCGGACCATCAGGTCCACGTAACGCTGGCGGACGCGGGTCTCCTCGTTCAGCTCGGCGTGGAGTACCGGCAGCGGGCGGAGGGCCTTGGAAGCCATGCCCCACGATTCGGCCATGACGGAGAGCTCGCCGCGGCGGGAGGAGATGACCTCACCCCTGATGAACACGTGGTCGCCGAGGTCAACGAGGGCCTTCCAGTCGGCGAGCGCTTCCTCACCAACATTGGCGAGGCTGAGCATGGCCTGCAGGCGGGTTCCCTTGCCGTCGGTGCCGCCTTCCTGAAGGGTGGCGAAGCAGAGCTTTCCGGTGTTGCGCACGAACACGACGCGCCCGGTGACGCCGACAATGTCGCCAGTGGTGTCGTCCGCCTCGAGGTGGGCGTACTTTTCACGGACCTCCGCGAGCGAATGCGTCCGCTCCACGCCCACCGGGTACGCCTCGACGCCGCGCTCAATCAGCTTGGCGCGCTTCTCCATGCGGATACGCATCTGCTCGCTGGCATCGAGCGGCTCTGGGGCGTTCTTGGACGAGGGGGTGTTTTGGGAAGTCACAATCATCAAGTTTACCGGGAGTTGGGCAGGCCCGGCTTCGGGGGCGGGATCGGGCTGCTGCCTAGGATGGGGTGGTGAGAGAACAGGTACTTCCAACGCACGACGGCGGCCGCCTGGCCTTATACAGTTACGGCACCGAGGATGCGTCCGGAGAACGCCGGGTGCTCCTGATCGGCGGAGCGTTCCTGACTGCCCTGATCTACCGTCCGTTTTCGGTCGCGCTGGCCAAGGGTTTGGGCAAGGGCTGGGCGGTGGACGTGTACGACCGCCGCGGCCGCGGAAGTTCCTCCGGGCAGCCGGCGGATTACTGCATGGCCACCGAGATCGCCGATGTCCGTACTGTCCTGGACGGCACGGGTGCCAGGAACATCCTGGGCCACAGCCTGGGCGGTTCGGTGGCCCTCAACGCAGTGCAGGAGTTCACCGGCACCCCCTATGTGCCTGACAAGCTGGTCGTGTACGACGCCGCCGTCAACATCGACGGCAGCATCGACACCGGCTGGCTGGACGGCTTCGAGGAGGCCGTGAACAGCGGCAAGGTGGGCCACGCCCTTGCGCACATGAAGAAGGCCACAAGCCCCGGTTCCGCCATGGCGAAGATCCCCGAACCTGTCCTTGCCGCTCTGATGGCACTGTTATCGCGGACCAAGGTCAACAGGATGTTCCGCGAGGTGATGCCCAGCGGCGTTGGCGAACTGCGGGCCGCCTACAACGAGGCGGACCA
Encoded proteins:
- a CDS encoding amino-acid N-acetyltransferase, translated to MTNSFHIRPARTGDVSAIKRLVAPLADQRILMAKETVAYYESLQEFRIAESSDGEVIGCGALHVMWEDLAEVRTLATSADWRGKGVGHVLVESLLEEARALGIARVFCLTFEVDFFKRHGFDVMADQSAVDPVVYSELLRSHDEGVAEFLDLARVKPNTLGNTRMIKFL
- a CDS encoding alpha/beta hydrolase family protein; protein product: MLLWIHGGPLGSWNAWTWRWNPWLLTAKGYAVLLPDPALSTGYGQNYIQRGWGQWGKSPFTDLMAVTDAAVDRPDIDADRTAAMGGSFGGYMANWVAGQTDRFKAVVTHASLWALDQFGPTTDSSQYWLKEMTEEMALENSPHLHVEKISTPMLVIHGDKDYRVPIGEGLRLWYELLSKSQLAGDQDGRTPHRFLYFPDENHWVLQPQHAKVWYGVVESFLARNVLDQDLPVPAELGL
- a CDS encoding ATP-dependent Clp protease ATP-binding subunit, whose translation is MFERFTDRARRVVVLAQEEARMLNHNYIGTEHILLGLIHEGEGVAAKALESLSISLDGVREQVQEIIGQGQQAPSGHIPFTPRAKKVLELSLREALQLGHNYIGTEHILLGLIREGEGVAAQVLVKLGADLNRVRQQVIQLLSGYQGKETSGAGVGSSQPEGTPAGSVVLDQFGRNLTQAARENKLDPVIGREQEMERVMQVLSRRTKNNPVLIGEPGVGKTAVVEGLAQAIVRGDVPETIKDKQLYTLDLGSLVAGSRYRGDFEERLKKVLKEIRTRGDIILFIDEIHTLVGAGAAEGAIDAASILKPMLARGELQTIGATTLDEYRKHIEKDAALERRFQPIQVKEPSVAHAIEILKGLRDRYEAHHRVTITDGALASAASLAERYISDRFLPDKAIDLIDEAGARLRIRRMTAPPELKAMDERIAKLKMEKESAIDAQDFEGAAALRDKEQKMITERSEKERHWKSGGMDDISEVDEDLIAEVLANSTGIPVFKLTEEESSRLLKMEDELHKRVVGQDEAIKALSQAIRRTRAGLKDPKRPGGSFIFAGPTGVGKTELAKALAEFLFGEEDALITLDMSEYSEKHTVSRLFGAPPGYVGYEEGGQLTEKVRRRPFSVVLFDEVEKAHADLFNSLLQILEDGRLTDSQGRVVDFKNTVIIMTTNLGTRDISKSVATGFQSGTDTQTGYNRMRARVTEELKQHFRPEFLNRVDDVVVFPQLTQDEIIEIVDMFVGRLEKRLKDKDMGIELTPKAKVLLATRGYDPAMGARPLRRTIQREIEDQLSEKILFGEIHAGDIVVVDVEGDGDDAKFTFAGNAKPRIPEIAPSV
- a CDS encoding Lsr2 family protein, whose translation is MAQKVNIILVDDLDGGSADENVKFGLDGVNYEIDLSAANAAELRSSLERFIGAARKASGSSGRAARTKASGGGRSHDSAQIRQWARENGYTVNSRGRIQAEIQEAYQKANS
- the lysS gene encoding lysine--tRNA ligase — protein: MIVTSQNTPSSKNAPEPLDASEQMRIRMEKRAKLIERGVEAYPVGVERTHSLAEVREKYAHLEADDTTGDIVGVTGRVVFVRNTGKLCFATLQEGGTDGKGTRLQAMLSLANVGEEALADWKALVDLGDHVFIRGEVISSRRGELSVMAESWGMASKALRPLPVLHAELNEETRVRQRYVDLMVRDEAREMVYTRAAITRSIRETLFRHNYVEVETPILQLVHGGALARPFETHMNAFDQKMTLRIATELYLKRAVVGGIDRVYDMGRVFRNEGVDSTHSPEFTTLESYEAWADQFVMAQRIKEIILDAADAVGAGRVLQTEAGEINLDGEWAWVSVYPGLSDAVGQEVTPETSLEVLREIAERHEVKVDPKWDAEKLAVELFGEIVEPTLLNPTFVYDYPPSAQPLARPHREDGRLIEAWDLIIGGMERGTAFSELIDPVIQRERLTEQSRHAAAGDDEAMQLDEDFLRALEYGAPPMGGIGLGIDRLVMLFTGAGIRETILFPLLKPEGH
- a CDS encoding alpha/beta fold hydrolase; this translates as MREQVLPTHDGGRLALYSYGTEDASGERRVLLIGGAFLTALIYRPFSVALAKGLGKGWAVDVYDRRGRGSSSGQPADYCMATEIADVRTVLDGTGARNILGHSLGGSVALNAVQEFTGTPYVPDKLVVYDAAVNIDGSIDTGWLDGFEEAVNSGKVGHALAHMKKATSPGSAMAKIPEPVLAALMALLSRTKVNRMFREVMPSGVGELRAAYNEADHARDFSVLPPNTHFMAGGKSPAYYKATAERLHAAVPGSTYELSPKGFHGSIPAAVNELVTDISEYFKG